A genomic window from Flavobacterium azooxidireducens includes:
- a CDS encoding efflux RND transporter permease subunit: MAKWFSVGFWESIARIILRNRITILSIVFLLTVFLALQWKHMRFTYTEANLLPDHHEVNEQYNQFLDKFGEEGNLIIIGVQDSTFFTPKQFTAWKNLMTNLKKSKEVDLIISVDDLKKLNKNKSLETFELVDFIDSTKIKNAKYLLDKREELFERLPFYEHLLFSKKTGTIRAAIYLDKKIVNTSVRKDFVVENLIPQIEAFEEQTKIDLKVSGMPYIRTLNSQNIVDEIGIFIGAALLVTSLIFFFFFRSFRATFISMCVVIIGVMWAFGTLGLFGFEITVLTAIIPPLIIVIGIPNCIFLINKYQQEVKKHGNQAKSLQRVISKVGNATLMTNLTTAAGFATFIVTDSELLTEFGIIASINIVLLFILCLLVIPIIYSFMPLPKDKHLEHLDKTYTKTFVNWTEKTVKNRSISIYITSIILLVVSIIGIYQMKISGSLIEDMPKKTGFFKDILFFEKEFDGVMPLEIMIDTKRKKGVMKLSTLRKMEEVQEIISEIPELSQPMSIVNVVKYSKQAYYNGNPDYYELPTAQEQGFILSYAKNATQNSKENFMKSYVDSTGQYARITTFMKDIGTDKMEKIEEKLWDKINKVFPQDRYTVTLTGKALVFQKGTNYLVTNLVLSLLFAIFLISLFMAYLFRSFKMVLISLIPNLLPLIITAGVMGYLGVPIKPSTILVFSIAFGISVDDTIHFLAKYRQELQANNWKIRKSVFNALRETGVSMFYTSIVLFFGFSVFMISSFGGTVALGGLVSATLLFAMLSNLLLLPALLLSLEKTIANQEEFLQPTIDILVEEDEKETQPKS; this comes from the coding sequence ATGGCTAAATGGTTTAGCGTAGGTTTTTGGGAATCTATCGCCCGAATAATCCTCAGAAACAGAATCACAATTCTTTCCATCGTTTTTCTATTGACAGTGTTTTTGGCATTGCAATGGAAACACATGCGTTTTACATATACAGAAGCAAATCTTCTACCCGATCATCATGAAGTAAATGAACAATACAATCAATTTTTAGATAAGTTTGGTGAAGAAGGAAATCTAATCATTATAGGTGTTCAAGACTCAACTTTTTTCACTCCAAAGCAATTTACAGCTTGGAAAAATTTGATGACAAACCTAAAAAAGTCAAAAGAAGTTGATTTGATAATTTCGGTTGATGATTTAAAAAAATTAAACAAAAACAAATCATTAGAAACGTTTGAATTGGTTGATTTTATTGATTCAACTAAAATTAAAAACGCAAAATATCTACTTGACAAACGCGAAGAACTTTTTGAACGTTTACCTTTTTATGAGCATTTATTGTTCAGCAAAAAAACCGGAACAATAAGGGCTGCGATTTATTTGGATAAGAAAATTGTCAATACAAGTGTTCGAAAAGATTTTGTGGTTGAGAATTTAATTCCACAAATAGAAGCTTTTGAAGAACAAACAAAAATCGATTTAAAAGTCTCCGGAATGCCTTATATCCGAACACTCAATTCGCAAAACATTGTGGATGAAATTGGCATTTTTATCGGAGCCGCACTATTGGTAACTTCGTTAATCTTTTTCTTCTTTTTCCGAAGTTTTAGAGCAACATTCATTTCTATGTGTGTTGTAATCATTGGTGTAATGTGGGCTTTTGGAACATTAGGTTTATTCGGATTTGAAATCACTGTTTTAACTGCCATAATTCCACCATTAATCATCGTAATCGGAATTCCAAATTGTATTTTCTTAATCAACAAATACCAGCAGGAAGTAAAAAAACACGGAAATCAGGCCAAATCATTACAGCGAGTTATTTCTAAAGTTGGAAATGCCACTTTGATGACTAATTTAACCACCGCTGCCGGTTTTGCTACATTTATCGTAACTGACAGCGAATTGCTAACCGAATTTGGAATTATTGCTTCGATCAACATTGTTTTGTTGTTCATTCTTTGCTTGCTGGTTATTCCGATTATCTACAGTTTTATGCCTTTGCCAAAGGATAAACATTTGGAACACCTTGACAAAACCTACACTAAAACATTTGTAAATTGGACTGAAAAAACAGTAAAAAACAGAAGTATTTCCATTTATATTACCTCAATTATTCTTCTTGTTGTGAGTATAATTGGAATATATCAAATGAAAATTTCAGGGAGTTTGATAGAAGACATGCCTAAAAAAACCGGATTTTTTAAAGATATTTTATTCTTTGAAAAAGAATTTGATGGTGTGATGCCTTTGGAAATCATGATTGACACCAAACGCAAAAAAGGTGTAATGAAACTTTCAACTTTGCGAAAAATGGAAGAAGTGCAAGAAATTATCAGTGAAATTCCTGAACTTTCTCAACCGATGTCGATTGTAAATGTAGTGAAATATTCTAAACAAGCTTACTACAACGGAAATCCCGATTATTATGAATTGCCAACCGCACAAGAGCAAGGCTTTATTTTAAGTTATGCCAAAAATGCAACCCAAAACAGTAAAGAAAATTTCATGAAAAGTTATGTTGATTCCACTGGTCAATATGCCAGAATCACCACTTTTATGAAAGACATCGGCACCGATAAAATGGAAAAAATTGAAGAAAAGCTTTGGGATAAAATCAATAAAGTTTTTCCGCAGGATCGATACACGGTCACCTTGACAGGAAAAGCATTAGTGTTTCAAAAAGGAACAAATTATTTGGTAACGAATTTAGTTTTATCCTTATTATTTGCCATTTTTCTCATTTCTCTTTTTATGGCCTATTTGTTTCGTTCGTTCAAAATGGTGCTTATTTCCTTAATTCCAAACCTATTACCATTGATAATTACAGCCGGAGTCATGGGTTATTTGGGAGTTCCGATAAAACCATCAACTATTTTAGTGTTTAGTATAGCTTTCGGAATTTCGGTTGATGACACGATTCACTTCTTAGCCAAATACCGTCAGGAATTACAAGCAAATAACTGGAAAATCAGAAAATCAGTGTTCAATGCGTTGCGAGAAACCGGTGTAAGTATGTTTTACACATCCATTGTTTTATTCTTCGGATTTTCAGTATTCATGATTTCCAGCTTTGGCGGAACAGTTGCTTTGGGCGGATTAGTTTCGGCTACTTTGCTTTTTGCCATGTTGTCCAATTTATTATTATTGCCGGCATTATTATTATCTTTAGAAAAGACAATTGCCAATCAAGAAGAATTTCTTCAACCTACCATTGATATTTTGGTGGAAGAAGACGAAAAAGAAACTCAACCTAAATCGTAG
- a CDS encoding DUF5686 family protein: MKHLVFLFLFCSICVQAQFRVTGIIKDESTKTPLPFATIQSSSGRTTIADVTGKFEFISSSAGEKMVVSYLNYVSKEFVIEKTSHFSVFLESKPKLSETELIQKQEQSKRFLNAVYASIEQNNPKQALSTFQYKGYNKIVVTAHPDSIKGKIDTIKKSNKIKIDSTDFKFKKLISKQHLFVTEKVSLFQYSDSKFKETVLGSQMSGFKNPIYEVIGFNLQSYSVYEPRYELLETKYINPISKQGLRDYDFELLDTISISNRKTVLVYFKNKKRINKKGMEGLLFIDQENFAVAKAIMRVRGIIDLTAIHEYEFLLNEKIWFPNTYELKIIKGKNDDPIKILGGTIEFEGEYDELGTKREKAASDYSYMQSKTFFYDREINIPLSIARNSVAIEIDEDVAKKDTTFWIKNRKDRFSKRDRNTFAVKDSLAFFKGINAKLFFGRKIINGYVPVGFFDFDLRYLVSYNNYEGFRFGVGGTTNERFSKNFKIDGYVAYGLKDEKIKYHLGGSTRVGNFSNTWAGLSYIDDIQEIGSTKFNIDKRVFKIYDPRPINLSTFYHHKTWKGYVETNFLPKTESIWQLNYSKIEPLFNYAFFDGENLYNRYTMTTASVSIQWNPFSDYMHTPNGKIEIEKRFPKFTFQFTESLPDFLGNDFQFGKIDARAEYEKQFINGQKSTVLIQAGFAFGDVPLTHLYNNSPNNLDRDALLQRLTVAGKNSFETMRFNEFFSSQYVMLHFKHGFKRVELFKKVKPSLVLVSRMAWGNMEKPEQHVGLNYKTINEGYFESGIELNQIFSGFGLAGFYRYGPNQLSRFEDNIAIKLTFVLDLGL, encoded by the coding sequence ATGAAACACCTCGTTTTTCTATTTCTTTTTTGCTCAATTTGTGTTCAGGCACAATTTAGAGTTACCGGGATTATTAAAGACGAAAGCACAAAAACACCTTTACCTTTTGCCACGATTCAATCTTCATCAGGAAGAACAACGATTGCCGATGTAACTGGAAAATTCGAATTTATCAGTTCATCAGCAGGCGAAAAAATGGTTGTTTCTTACCTAAATTATGTTAGCAAAGAGTTTGTTATAGAAAAAACCAGCCATTTTTCAGTCTTTTTAGAATCTAAACCAAAATTATCTGAAACAGAATTAATCCAAAAACAAGAACAATCAAAAAGATTTCTCAATGCAGTTTATGCTTCAATTGAGCAAAATAATCCCAAACAAGCACTTTCAACCTTTCAATACAAAGGCTACAATAAAATTGTTGTAACTGCTCATCCTGATTCAATAAAAGGGAAAATTGATACAATCAAAAAATCAAATAAAATAAAAATTGATTCAACCGATTTTAAATTTAAAAAACTAATTTCAAAACAACATTTATTTGTTACTGAGAAGGTTTCGTTATTTCAATACAGCGATTCTAAATTCAAAGAAACGGTATTAGGATCACAAATGTCGGGATTCAAAAATCCGATTTATGAAGTTATTGGTTTTAACCTTCAATCCTATTCTGTTTATGAACCTCGCTATGAATTATTAGAAACAAAGTATATAAATCCGATTTCAAAACAAGGTCTTCGCGATTATGATTTTGAACTGTTAGACACGATTTCAATTTCTAACCGAAAAACGGTTTTGGTTTATTTTAAAAACAAAAAAAGAATCAATAAAAAAGGAATGGAAGGATTGCTTTTTATTGATCAAGAAAATTTCGCTGTAGCCAAAGCCATTATGCGTGTGCGAGGAATTATCGATTTAACCGCAATTCATGAATATGAATTTTTATTGAATGAAAAAATTTGGTTTCCAAACACGTATGAACTAAAAATTATCAAAGGAAAAAATGATGATCCTATAAAAATCTTAGGAGGAACAATTGAATTTGAAGGAGAATATGATGAGTTGGGAACAAAACGTGAAAAAGCAGCTTCTGATTATTCTTATATGCAATCCAAAACATTTTTTTATGATCGTGAAATAAACATTCCTTTAAGCATAGCCAGAAATTCTGTTGCGATAGAAATAGACGAAGATGTTGCTAAAAAAGACACAACATTTTGGATAAAAAACAGAAAAGATCGTTTTAGTAAAAGAGACCGAAACACATTTGCTGTGAAAGATAGTTTAGCCTTTTTTAAAGGTATAAATGCCAAGCTTTTTTTTGGTAGAAAAATTATAAACGGTTATGTTCCGGTTGGTTTTTTTGATTTTGATTTACGCTACTTGGTGAGTTACAACAACTACGAAGGATTCCGTTTTGGCGTTGGCGGAACAACCAATGAACGATTTTCTAAAAATTTTAAAATAGACGGATATGTTGCCTACGGTCTTAAAGATGAAAAAATAAAGTATCATTTGGGTGGTTCTACTCGAGTTGGAAATTTTTCAAACACATGGGCCGGACTTTCATATATAGATGATATTCAGGAAATTGGAAGTACTAAATTTAATATCGACAAACGGGTTTTTAAAATCTATGACCCAAGACCAATCAACTTGAGTACGTTCTATCATCACAAAACTTGGAAAGGTTATGTAGAAACAAATTTTTTACCTAAAACAGAAAGTATTTGGCAATTGAATTATTCCAAAATTGAACCTTTGTTTAATTATGCTTTTTTTGATGGTGAAAATTTATACAATCGATACACGATGACCACCGCTTCAGTTTCCATTCAATGGAATCCGTTTAGCGATTATATGCATACGCCAAATGGAAAAATTGAAATTGAGAAGAGATTTCCGAAATTCACATTCCAATTTACAGAATCGTTACCGGATTTTTTAGGAAATGATTTTCAGTTTGGAAAAATTGATGCCCGAGCAGAATACGAAAAACAATTTATTAACGGACAAAAGTCTACTGTCTTAATTCAGGCTGGTTTTGCTTTTGGCGATGTTCCGCTGACACATTTATACAATAATTCACCTAACAATTTAGACCGTGATGCTTTGTTGCAACGATTAACCGTAGCCGGAAAAAACAGTTTTGAAACCATGCGATTTAATGAGTTTTTTTCAAGTCAATATGTGATGCTTCATTTTAAACATGGATTTAAACGAGTTGAATTGTTTAAAAAAGTAAAGCCTTCTTTGGTTTTAGTTAGCCGTATGGCTTGGGGTAATATGGAAAAACCCGAACAACATGTTGGGCTAAATTACAAAACCATCAACGAAGGTTATTTTGAATCCGGAATCGAACTAAACCAGATTTTCAGCGGATTTGGATTGGCTGGATTTTATCGCTACGGGCCAAATCAATTGAGTCGATTTGAAGATAATATTGCTATCAAACTAACTTTTGTTCTTGATTTAGGTTTGTAA
- the frr gene encoding ribosome recycling factor, which produces MTEEIDFIIDTAKEHMDGSIAHLEKEFLNIRAGKATPQMLGGVFVDYYGSQTPLSQVANINVPDARTITVTPWEKGMLHPIEKAIQIANLGFNPMNNGDNIIISVPPLTEERRRDLVKQAKSEAEDAKIGIRNARKDANTDIKKEEKNGTSEDICKSAEESIQKLTDAYIKKIDDILAVKEAEIMKV; this is translated from the coding sequence ATGACAGAAGAAATAGATTTTATCATTGATACCGCAAAAGAACACATGGATGGTTCAATTGCTCATTTGGAAAAAGAATTTTTAAATATTAGAGCCGGAAAAGCAACACCACAAATGTTGGGTGGTGTTTTTGTAGATTATTATGGTTCGCAAACGCCGCTTTCGCAAGTGGCGAATATTAACGTCCCAGATGCAAGAACCATCACTGTAACTCCTTGGGAAAAAGGAATGTTGCATCCGATTGAAAAAGCAATTCAAATTGCCAATTTGGGTTTTAACCCGATGAATAATGGCGATAATATTATCATTTCTGTACCACCATTAACGGAAGAACGCAGAAGAGACTTGGTTAAACAAGCAAAATCAGAAGCGGAAGATGCCAAAATCGGAATTAGAAATGCTCGAAAAGATGCCAATACCGACATCAAAAAAGAAGAAAAAAACGGAACCTCGGAAGATATTTGTAAATCTGCTGAAGAAAGCATTCAAAAATTAACCGATGCTTACATCAAAAAAATTGATGATATTTTGGCCGTCAAAGAAGCCGAAATCATGAAAGTATAA
- the pyrH gene encoding UMP kinase — protein MKYKRILLKLSGEALMGDRQYGIDPKRLAEYAQEIKQIHNQGVEIAIVIGGGNIFRGVAGASNGMDRVQGDYMGMLATVINGMALQGALEEAGMLTRLQTALKIEAIAEPYIKRRAVRHLEKGRIVIFGAGTGNPYFTTDTAAVLRGVEVGADVILKGTRVDGVYNADPEKHKDAVKFDYISFEDVLNKGLNVMDTTAFTLSQENKLPIIVFDMNKPGNLLRVCNGETIGTTVTI, from the coding sequence ATGAAATACAAAAGAATACTTCTAAAACTAAGTGGAGAAGCTTTAATGGGCGACCGTCAGTATGGAATTGACCCAAAAAGACTGGCAGAATATGCTCAAGAAATTAAACAAATTCACAATCAAGGAGTAGAAATTGCCATCGTTATTGGTGGTGGAAATATTTTTAGAGGTGTTGCCGGAGCCAGCAATGGTATGGATAGAGTGCAAGGTGATTATATGGGAATGCTTGCCACGGTTATCAACGGAATGGCGTTGCAAGGTGCTTTGGAAGAAGCCGGAATGTTAACTCGTTTGCAAACTGCTTTAAAAATCGAAGCGATTGCAGAACCTTATATCAAAAGAAGAGCCGTTCGCCATTTAGAAAAAGGTAGAATTGTTATTTTTGGAGCTGGAACAGGAAATCCCTATTTCACGACTGATACTGCTGCTGTTTTAAGAGGAGTTGAAGTGGGTGCCGATGTAATTTTAAAAGGAACACGCGTAGATGGTGTATATAATGCCGATCCGGAAAAACACAAAGATGCCGTAAAATTTGATTATATTTCGTTTGAAGATGTGTTGAACAAAGGATTAAATGTGATGGATACCACCGCATTTACGTTAAGTCAAGAAAATAAATTGCCGATTATCGTGTTTGATATGAATAAACCGGGCAATTTACTAAGAGTTTGCAATGGCGAAACCATCGGAACAACTGTTACTATTTAA
- a CDS encoding patatin-like phospholipase family protein, whose product MDMKSKNIGLVLSGGGSKGLAHAGVLQFLEEQNIKPTQIAGSSAGSIVAALYAFGKTPKEILSFFQSIYFFHWKHFTFSKAGIIDSLSFKKYFTDVFGDATIGELKIPIHVTATDMVKGKIKIFDRDTSIVDAILASSAFPGIISPYVIDDNWYSDGGILNHFPTDILQGRCDIIIGVYVSPIQKIEAKDLNSIKAVTSRAFDLLTANTTMQKFTLCDWVIEPEELSKYGTFETNKIKMEIIFNHGYEAAKKSFPDFQSHIENR is encoded by the coding sequence ATGGATATGAAATCAAAAAATATAGGTTTAGTACTTTCGGGTGGCGGTTCAAAAGGTTTAGCTCACGCAGGAGTTCTTCAATTTTTGGAAGAACAAAACATCAAACCCACTCAAATTGCAGGAAGTAGTGCCGGTTCAATCGTAGCCGCTTTGTATGCTTTTGGAAAAACTCCGAAAGAAATTTTATCCTTTTTTCAGTCGATTTATTTTTTTCATTGGAAGCATTTTACCTTTTCAAAAGCCGGAATTATTGATAGTTTATCTTTTAAAAAATATTTTACGGATGTTTTTGGTGATGCAACCATCGGCGAATTAAAAATTCCCATTCACGTGACAGCAACAGATATGGTAAAAGGAAAAATTAAAATTTTTGACAGAGATACTTCCATTGTGGATGCTATTTTGGCGTCCAGTGCTTTTCCCGGAATTATTTCGCCTTATGTAATTGATGACAATTGGTATAGCGATGGCGGAATTCTAAACCATTTTCCAACCGATATTCTGCAAGGAAGATGTGATATTATTATTGGTGTTTATGTTAGTCCGATTCAAAAAATTGAAGCGAAAGATTTAAATTCTATTAAAGCCGTGACTTCGCGAGCTTTTGATTTATTAACGGCTAATACCACAATGCAAAAATTTACTTTGTGCGACTGGGTCATTGAACCCGAAGAATTATCAAAATACGGAACATTTGAAACAAACAAAATCAAAATGGAAATTATATTTAACCACGGTTACGAAGCGGCCAAAAAATCATTTCCGGATTTTCAATCCCATATCGAAAATAGATAA
- a CDS encoding thioredoxin family protein, giving the protein MQEIIKNSLAKSVTYLDYRKQVTDLLKEGKSTGNEQSEDLTKYSELNEVRMNRLDKTIQISEEVKIGLSNLQANYLWIVISEGWCGDAAQLVPIIHKMAELSENIDLRIVFRDENEELMNQFLTNGGKAIPKLLILDAETLTVLSDWGPRPEGAKNLILDYKAQYGVVDETAKTELQKWYLHDKGVSTQNEIMALVEKVEKQLV; this is encoded by the coding sequence ATGCAAGAGATTATTAAAAACAGTTTAGCAAAAAGTGTAACTTATTTAGATTACCGTAAACAAGTTACCGATTTATTGAAAGAAGGAAAATCAACCGGAAATGAACAATCGGAAGATTTGACAAAATATAGTGAACTGAACGAAGTTCGAATGAATAGGTTGGATAAAACCATTCAAATTTCTGAAGAAGTTAAAATAGGTTTGAGTAATTTACAAGCCAATTATTTGTGGATTGTCATTTCAGAAGGTTGGTGTGGTGATGCAGCTCAATTGGTGCCAATCATCCACAAAATGGCGGAACTTTCAGAAAATATTGATTTACGAATTGTTTTTCGTGACGAAAATGAAGAATTAATGAATCAGTTTTTGACAAATGGAGGAAAAGCCATTCCGAAGTTATTGATTTTGGATGCAGAAACCTTAACCGTTTTAAGTGATTGGGGACCACGACCTGAAGGAGCAAAAAATTTAATTTTAGATTATAAAGCTCAATATGGTGTTGTAGATGAAACCGCCAAAACCGAATTGCAAAAATGGTATTTGCATGATAAAGGGGTGAGCACACAAAATGAAATTATGGCTTTGGTTGAAAAAGTTGAAAAACAACTAGTTTAA
- a CDS encoding YiiX/YebB-like N1pC/P60 family cysteine hydrolase, translating to MIRNLLSSLFLLVSLFIFGQSTQFLKTGDLLFQKMNCGELCEAIHAVTEGYNGNDFSHLGLVLIENDSVFIIEAAGNAVRKVTLEQFSKNTQTTMFIGRVKSKYKKLIPQVISFSKKQIGVPYDDDYLYDNGKYYCSELIYDAFLNAYGKPFFELHPMTFKQPNTNEFFPAWVDYYQNLKIEIPEGELGCNPGGISTSDKIKIVGKLN from the coding sequence ATGATCCGTAATTTACTTTCCTCTTTGTTTCTTCTTGTTTCCCTATTTATTTTTGGCCAATCAACTCAATTTTTAAAAACCGGCGATTTACTTTTTCAAAAGATGAATTGTGGCGAATTATGCGAAGCCATTCATGCTGTAACCGAAGGATATAACGGCAATGATTTTAGTCATTTGGGATTGGTTTTAATTGAAAATGATTCTGTCTTTATCATCGAAGCAGCAGGAAATGCCGTTCGAAAAGTGACGTTGGAACAATTTTCAAAAAACACGCAAACTACTATGTTTATTGGAAGAGTAAAATCAAAATATAAAAAATTAATTCCGCAAGTCATTTCATTTTCCAAAAAACAAATCGGAGTTCCGTATGATGATGATTATTTGTATGATAACGGAAAATATTACTGTTCTGAATTAATTTATGATGCTTTTTTAAATGCTTACGGCAAACCTTTTTTCGAATTACATCCGATGACATTCAAACAACCCAATACAAATGAATTTTTCCCTGCTTGGGTTGATTATTATCAAAACCTAAAAATAGAAATTCCGGAAGGCGAACTTGGTTGTAATCCGGGTGGAATTTCTACTTCTGATAAAATTAAAATTGTTGGGAAGTTAAACTAG
- a CDS encoding type II toxin-antitoxin system RelE/ParE family toxin, which produces MEIEKKKVIRSTFYLNDIQDVFEYGEAIFGEKAALYFYEDLKQMVRQLETQYLLHPECRHLETKTKIYRNIILGSYLIIYRIRAHKIEVLRAFHGSRSPKIIKQVRKIKT; this is translated from the coding sequence ATGGAGATTGAAAAGAAAAAAGTAATTAGGTCAACTTTTTACTTAAATGATATTCAAGATGTTTTTGAATATGGAGAAGCCATTTTTGGAGAAAAAGCGGCTCTATACTTTTATGAGGATTTGAAGCAAATGGTTCGTCAACTCGAAACCCAATACCTCCTTCATCCCGAATGTCGTCATCTTGAAACCAAAACCAAAATTTATAGAAATATCATTTTAGGTTCTTATTTAATTATCTACCGAATTAGAGCCCATAAAATTGAAGTATTAAGAGCTTTTCACGGAAGTCGTTCACCAAAAATCATCAAACAAGTTAGAAAAATCAAAACATGA
- the truB gene encoding tRNA pseudouridine(55) synthase TruB, translated as MTAEEILEGQVILVDKPLTWSSFQAVNKLKYALKRELDLPKKFKIGHAGTLDPLATGLLIVCTGKFTKRITEIQGQPKEYTGTFKLGATTPSYDLETEIDENFSINHIDETLINQILPQFLGEVDQKPPVFSAIKKDGIRMYEHARAGVEMEMESRKTTIHEFEITRIDLPEIDFRVVCSKGTYIRSLANDFGKALESGAHLTVLRRTKIGDYSVENAVSPDDFESNLLKK; from the coding sequence ATGACAGCGGAAGAAATTTTAGAAGGGCAAGTCATTTTAGTTGATAAACCATTAACGTGGTCCTCATTTCAAGCGGTTAATAAGTTGAAATATGCTTTGAAACGCGAATTAGACCTTCCAAAAAAATTTAAAATTGGTCATGCCGGAACGTTAGATCCTTTAGCTACCGGATTATTAATTGTTTGTACCGGAAAATTTACCAAACGAATCACAGAAATTCAAGGCCAACCCAAAGAATATACCGGAACTTTCAAATTGGGAGCCACTACTCCATCGTATGATTTGGAAACTGAAATTGATGAAAATTTTTCAATAAATCATATTGACGAAACATTAATTAATCAAATTTTACCGCAATTTTTAGGTGAAGTTGATCAAAAACCACCTGTTTTTTCAGCCATTAAAAAAGACGGAATTCGAATGTATGAACACGCTCGTGCCGGTGTAGAAATGGAAATGGAAAGTAGAAAAACTACTATTCATGAATTTGAGATTACCCGAATTGATTTGCCCGAAATTGACTTTAGAGTAGTTTGCAGCAAAGGAACATACATTCGTTCGTTAGCAAATGATTTTGGAAAAGCACTTGAATCCGGTGCTCATTTGACAGTTTTACGACGTACAAAAATTGGTGATTATTCGGTTGAAAATGCAGTTTCTCCGGATGATTTTGAATCTAATTTATTGAAAAAATAA